In the Gossypium arboreum isolate Shixiya-1 chromosome 10, ASM2569848v2, whole genome shotgun sequence genome, one interval contains:
- the LOC108482505 gene encoding shikimate O-hydroxycinnamoyltransferase-like encodes MEIIIKESTIVRPAEGTPKRSVWNSNLDIVTNRYHLPTIYYYKPNASSDFFDTGRLKGALSKILVPFYPIAGRLGYDENGRLEIICNAEGVLFVEAETTSVMEHLIGDFNENSQVFRLIPKVDYSGGVSSYPLLVLQVTKFKCGGVCLGVGFQHTLGDGTAALHFINSWADTSRGLSPAISPFIDRTLLRPRDPPTPKFHHVEHDPSPVLKSASKSQSDDHKPSIVSTFKLTADQLNTLKAKANVANANGGKKHTTFNILAAHIWRCVSKARGLSADQDTKLFFPVDGRNRLDPPLPPGYFGNVTFRHARIAKVGDLETESFTDTIKRIHEALNQTNDEYLRSAIDYIEIMSNLNNLVTGPHTFRCPNLYVIPWNWLPTYEADFGWGRPIYMGPGNVVQEGKMYILASPVNDGSLSVATRLETPHMKAFEKLLYEF; translated from the exons ATGGAGATTATTATAAAGGAGTCTACTATTGTTCGTCCGGCTGAAGGCACTCCCAAACGAAGTGTATGGAACTCCAATTTAGATATAGTGACGAACAGATACCACCTCCCTACTATATACTATTATAAGCCAAATGCTTCTTCTGATTTCTTTGATACTGGAAGGCTTAAAGGGGCTTTGAGCAAGATTCTTGTCCCCTTTTACCCTATTGCTGGAAGGTTGGGGTATGATGAAAATGGAAGACTTGAGATAATATGCAACGCTGAAGGAGTTTTATTCGTTGAAGCTGAAACTACTTCAGTCATGGAGCATTTGATTGGTGATTTTAATGAGAACTCTCAAGTTTTTCGTTTAATCCCTAAAGTCGACTATTCTGGAGGAGTATCTTCTTATCCACTTCTTGTATTGCAG GTAACCAAGTTCAAATGCGGTGGAGTTTGTCTTGGAGTAGGGTTTCAACATACTTTAGGAGATGGCACCGCGGCTCTTCATTTCATCAATAGTTGGGCTGACACCTCTCGGGGCTTGTCGCCTGCCATTTCACCATTCATCGATCGAACTCTTCTTCGTCCTCGGGACCCACCAACGCCTAAGTTCCACCATGTTGAACATGATCCTTCTCCGGTATTGAAGTCTGCATCGAAGTCTCAATCAGATGATCATAAGCCATCCATTGTCTCCACCTTTAAGCTCACAGCTGATCAATTGAACACCCTGAAAGCCAAAGCAAACGTTGCAAATGCAAACGGTGGTAAAAAACATACTACTTTCAACATCTTGGCTGCTCATATATGGCGTTGTGTAAGTAAAGCAAGGGGTCTctcagccgatcaagataccaAGCTGTTTTTTCCAGTTGATGGTCGAAATAGATTGGATCCTCCTCTCCCACCAGGCTACTTCGGCAATGTAACCTTTAGGCATGCTCGAATTGCTAAAGTTGGCGATCTGGAAACCGAATCATTTACTGACACCATAAAGAGGATCCATGAAGCATTAAATCAGACAAATGATGAATATTTAAGATCAGCTATTGATTACATTGAAATAATGTCTAATTTAAACAATTTAGTTACAGGACCGCATACTTTCCGATGCCCAAACCTTTACGTTATTCCATGGAACTGGTTGCCTACATATGAGGCAGATTTCGGATGGGGTCGTCCCATATATATGGGGCCAGGGAATGTGGTTCAAGAAGGCAAAATGTACATACTAGCAAGTCCAGTTAATGATGGGAGCTTGTCAGTGGCAACTCGTTTAGAGACTCCTCACATGAAAGCCTTTGAAAAACTTCTGTATGAGTTTTAG